GTTGACGAATTCTTTAGCAATGAATGACCTTTCCATCAATGTCGAGCTAGCCCATTTCAACTGGAATGGCAGCAATCCGTCAAGGAAATGCTGCTTTAATTCCTCAATGGATTTTAAGTTGCTGATGGAATCCAAACTACCGTCGTCCATCATATCGTCCTGATCTTCCAGCTCTTGTGGTGCATCCTCCCTGACAGGCTCTTGCTGGCGGACCATGCTTTTGAGTTTATGAAGGATATTCGTATTTGACTGCTCCTTCTGTTGTGAATCACTTAGATTCCCAATGGGTTCTTCAGGACCATTCTCCCATTTCGCCTTAATCCCCTCCCATTGCTTTTTCTTCAGGCGGACGTATCTGGAGGGATAAAGGTAAATGTCCTGGGCATAGCGGGATACATAGTCTTGGAGTTTGATTAATTGTGCCATTGTTGTACCTGCCTTTTATTCCTGCTTAGCAAGCGGAAATAGTGTGATGGGTTCATATTTTGGACTTTTCCCCAAATGAGTCTTGTACAAAACGACCCTTTCAGCATGAAAAGTCAGTTCTTTTTTAAAAGGGGTGACGGCCTCCAGCTGGCCAGCCTCAAATGCTTCCTCCCCAAGCCACTTTCTGGCGATGGTGATATGCGGGCTGAATGGCCTTGTTTCCAGGGAAAAACCAGCGGTCGTACAAGAAGAAAACACCGCTTCTCTTACTTCGTTCAATTCGCTGGATTTTTCCAATCCTGCCCAAAAAATTCTTGGAGAATCCTTTCGGCCGAATATGCCCAAATGGTTGATCTCCAGTTTAAATGTTGTTGTATTATTAAGTGCTGCCCCAATCAATTCATTGGCAGCCTTTATTTTCACGTCAGGTGCATTTCCGAGGAATGCAAGTGTAATATGTAAATCCTGTGGATGTACCCATGTTTTAAAGGGCATTTCGCCTTTTAAAACGTGAATTGTGTCCTTCAGTATTTCTTTTATATCACCGGGAAGTTCAAGAGCATAGAAATAATGCGTATTCAAAGAAATACACCCTTTCGTGTCCACTTGAATTTATTGTAGCAAATGGTTTGTCATATTGGCAGAAATTCCTTATAAACGTTTATAATCCATTCAAGTTGATAGGAATAGTCTTTTTTTATATGATAATAAGAAGCTAAAGTTATTTTTCAGTTGCTTATCATCAATTATTCACTTAATTGGAATACTAAAGCAGGGCAACAACGATCAAGGAGGCTATCACATGAGAGTCGTTAATAATATCGCAGCATTAATCGGGGAGACACCTCTTGTTAAATTGAACGTACTGGCACCTGAGGGAGGGGCATCGGTCTACCTCAAGCTTGAATACTTCAATCCTAGCAAAAGCGTAAAAGACAGGGCTGCATTCAACATGATTATTTCTGCAGAAAATGAAGGAAAGCTGAAACCTGGTTCAACAATCATTGAGCCTACAAGCGGCAACACTGGCATCGGCCTTGCAATGAACGCTGCGGCAAGAGGCTATAAAGCCATCCTCGTCATGCCGGACACCATGACAGAAGAGCGAATCAATTTGTTAAAAGCATATGGAGCAGAAGTCGTGCTGACACCTGGCGATGAGAAAATGCCTGGTGCAATCAAGAAAGCAGAAGAGCTAGTAAAAGAAATCCCGGACAGCTTCATGCCAATGCAATTTGAAAATGGAGCGAATCCAGACGCTCACAGGCAAACAACAGCAAAAGAAATCATCGAGGCAATGGAAGAACTGAAAAAGCCACTTAGCGCTTTCGTAGCCACAGCTGGAACCGGCGGAACAATTACAGGAACAGGCGAAGCGCTAAAAGAAGCGTTCCCTGAATTGGCAGTACACGTCGTCGAACCTGCCGGGTCGCCTGTACTTTCCGGCGGCAAGCCTGGGAAACACAAACTGGTCGGTACAAGTCCTGGCTTCATCCCGAAAATCCTCAATCAGGATGTCTATGAAAAGATCCATAAAATTGAGGATGAGGACGCCTATGAAACAGCTCGAAGACTCGCCAAAGAAGAAGGCATCCTTGTAGGACCCTCATCAGGAGCCGCATGCTTCGCCGCCATCAATGTCGCCAAGAACCTCAAGCCGGATGAAGTTGTCATCTGCATTGCCTGCGATACAGGCGAAAGATATCTATCCAGTGATTTGTTCAAATTTGAAGAGTAAACTTTAAAAGACTCGCCATCCATGGGATAGCGAGTTTTTTTTTGTTTAAGAGAAGACCCCTTTTGCAAGGAGTCTCCCATGTAGTTTCGTACCCTTATGCCACAGGTTTCTCCTTCATAAGGGCACCGTTCGGGCCGTTTCGTATCCTTATGCAACTAGTTTTCCTTCCATAAGGGTACCGTTCGGGCCGTTTCGTATCCTTATGCAGCTAGTTTCCCTCCCATAAGGGTACCGTTCGGACGGTATCGTATCCTTATGCAGCGGGTTTCTCCCTGATAAGGGTACCGTTCGGGCCGTTTCGTATCCTTATGAAACTAGTTTCCCTTCCATAAGGGTACCGTTCGGGCGGTTTCGTACCCTTATGCCACAGGTTTCTCCCCCATAAGGGTACCGTTCGAACTGTTTAGTACCCTTATGTACTGGGTTCAGCTTCTATAAGGTATCTTTTCTGAATGAATATAAAAAACTGCAGACAAACTCAACATTCCGTGGTTCGTCTGCAGTTCAATCTCATGCTTTATGTTATCCTTCGCCTTCACCTTCGTCTTCATCTTCAAAAATGGTTCCTGAGTGGAGCGTTACTCCGGAAACGATTTCTTCCATTTCAGCCTGGATTCTCTCGGTGATTTCCTCTCGTTCTTCTGGTGAAAGCGAATCCTTCGTATACCCGAATAGATAATTATCTAAATCGAATTCTCTTAGCTTGCATTTCGTATGAAAGATATTTTCCTGATAAACATTGATATCGACCATATCGAATTGGTCTTTTACATTTTCCGGGATGTAGTTTTGAATGGAACTTATGTCGTGATCGATGAATAGCTTGTTGCCATCTTTGTCCCTCGTGAAGCCTCTCACCCTATAATCAATTGTCATGACATCTGTTTCGAATGAGTGAATCAGGTAATTCAAGGCTTTCAGCGGCGTGATCTCGCCGCAAGTGGAGACATCGATATCCGCCCGGAATGTACTGATTCCTTCATCCGGATGGAACTCAGGATACGTATGGACGGTGATATGACTTTTATCCAGTTGTAACACAACATTATCAGGCAGAGGTCCAGGCGACTCATCATACGCTTCATCAGGAACCTCGACAACCGGTCCTTCGGAAACTAAGATTGTCACACTCGCTCCCTGAGGCACATAGTCCTGCTTTGCCACATTCAGCACATGGGCGCCAATGATATCAGATACATTCGTAAGTATTTTCGTCAGGCGATCGGCACTATACTGTTCATCAATATATTCAATATAAGCTTCACGCTCTTCTTTTGTTTTCGTATAACAGATGTCATACATATTAAAACTTAATGATTTCGTCAAATTATTGAATCCGTGCAATTCTATATGCTGTTCAGAAGTGAAGTTCATTACTGTTCCCCCTGTTCGGTTTACTGCTGTATTGTGTTGTCCTTTGAACAAAAAGCAGGTTTCCGGATGATTTAAATATTTTTATGATACCCATTTCCTACTGAGAAAAAACAAAGAAAGGTTCCTCCCTCAAGATCATGTTCAAAAAGCAAAAAACCTGCAGCATACAGCTGCAGGTTCAGGATTATACTTATAGTTTGCCGCAATGGCGTTCAATTTCTGCTTTAAAAAGGTTTTGCAGGTTCCTTGTGACGGGTCCAGGAGTCCCTGTTCCAACAGGTTTTCCATCAACTTCTACGATTGGCATGACTTCGACAGTCGTGCCAGAGGAAAAGACTTCATCAGCAGATGACAATTCATCAAGGGTATAGGCTCGCTCCTCAAATGCAATGTTTTCGTTGCTGCAAATCTCGAGCACCTTTTGTCT
This portion of the Mesobacillus sp. S13 genome encodes:
- the thpR gene encoding RNA 2',3'-cyclic phosphodiesterase: MNTHYFYALELPGDIKEILKDTIHVLKGEMPFKTWVHPQDLHITLAFLGNAPDVKIKAANELIGAALNNTTTFKLEINHLGIFGRKDSPRIFWAGLEKSSELNEVREAVFSSCTTAGFSLETRPFSPHITIARKWLGEEAFEAGQLEAVTPFKKELTFHAERVVLYKTHLGKSPKYEPITLFPLAKQE
- the cysK gene encoding cysteine synthase A; the protein is MRVVNNIAALIGETPLVKLNVLAPEGGASVYLKLEYFNPSKSVKDRAAFNMIISAENEGKLKPGSTIIEPTSGNTGIGLAMNAAARGYKAILVMPDTMTEERINLLKAYGAEVVLTPGDEKMPGAIKKAEELVKEIPDSFMPMQFENGANPDAHRQTTAKEIIEAMEELKKPLSAFVATAGTGGTITGTGEALKEAFPELAVHVVEPAGSPVLSGGKPGKHKLVGTSPGFIPKILNQDVYEKIHKIEDEDAYETARRLAKEEGILVGPSSGAACFAAINVAKNLKPDEVVICIACDTGERYLSSDLFKFEE
- the speD gene encoding adenosylmethionine decarboxylase, which codes for MNFTSEQHIELHGFNNLTKSLSFNMYDICYTKTKEEREAYIEYIDEQYSADRLTKILTNVSDIIGAHVLNVAKQDYVPQGASVTILVSEGPVVEVPDEAYDESPGPLPDNVVLQLDKSHITVHTYPEFHPDEGISTFRADIDVSTCGEITPLKALNYLIHSFETDVMTIDYRVRGFTRDKDGNKLFIDHDISSIQNYIPENVKDQFDMVDINVYQENIFHTKCKLREFDLDNYLFGYTKDSLSPEEREEITERIQAEMEEIVSGVTLHSGTIFEDEDEGEGEG